AGAAGAAATAGCTTCTGGTGCCAAGAAAGTCATCGAAGCAGGAGCGCTTGAAGGAGTAGAAGCTATCTTTGGTATGCACAACAAACCAGATCTTCCAGTTGGAACAGTAGGCGTACGCGAAGGGGCCTTAATGGCAAGTGTTGATCGTTTTGAAATTGACGTTATTGGTGTTGGCGGTCATGCAGGTATCCCGAATAGCAGTATTGATTCAATTGTGACAGCAAGCTCTATTGTGACAAGTTTGCAATCTGTTGTAAGCCGAAACGTAAGCTCGTTGCAAAATGCGGTTGTAAGTATTTGTACTATTCATGGAGGAAGTTCATGGAACGTCCTTCCTGATAAAGTGAAACTTGAAGGAACCGCAAGAACATTCCAAGATGATGCACGGGCGAAAATTCCAGAGTTTATGCAGCGAACAGTTGAAGGAGTTGCAGCAGGCTATGGAGCGAAAGCTGAATTTCGTTGGTACCCATATTTGCCTTCTGTTCAGAATGATGCTCGCTTTGCTGAAGTTGCAAAAGAGGCAGCTATTGAGTTAGGGTATGAAGCAGTGGAAGCAGAAAAAAGCCCAGGTGGAGAAGACTTCGCTGTATATCAAACGAAAATTCCAGGTTTCTTTGTATGGATGGGTACAAATGGTACCCAAGAATGGCACCATCCAGCCTTTACATTGGAAGAAGGTGCGCTTGAAGTTGCATCTTCCTATTTTGCCAATTTAGCATTGAAAGTGCTAGAAACATGGAAATAACAAAAAAACTATCCGAGCTTGTATATTCTTCATACCCGCTTAAAGATAAAAGAGCGCTAGAAATGGCGAAGCTTGGGGTAATTGACTATCTTGCTTCAAGCTTTGCAGCCCGAGATGACGAAGGAGTTCAAAAGCTGTTAAAACTTATTGAAGAAGAGGGCGGTTATCAGAACGTCCCCATTATCGGTCAGAACAAAAAAGCAAACTTTTTGCAAAGTGCTTTAATAAATGGTTTTCTCGGTCATGCGCTTGATTACGACGATGTTCACTCAGATGTAAGAGGGCACCCAAGCACTGTTATCTTACCAGCGCTTTTGTCTCTTTCCTCTTGTGAAAATGTAAGTGGGGAACGTTTCTTGAGTGCTTATGTGATAGGTGTAGAAGTTATGGCGAGATTAGGGCAAGCCATTGGCAGTGATCACTATATTAAAGGGTGGCATAATACAGCAACGCTTGGAACAATTGCTGCAAGTATAGCATGTGGATATTTAAAAAATGTTTCTGTAGAAACATTTCAAAAAGTTATCGGCTTTGCAGCAACGCAGACGGGGGGAATGAGGGCTCAGTTTGGAACAGAAACAAAGCCCCTTCATGCAGGATTTGCAGCACGTAATGCTTTGCAAGCTTTAAAACTTGCAGAAATCAATTTTGGAGGAACAAAAAGCGCATTAGATGGCGATAGCGGTTTCTTTGCTCTCTATGGGGAAGATCCTGCTCCTTCAGCTCTTCTCTTCTCACGTTGGGGAGAAGAGTGGAAAATTTATTCACCAGGTCTTTGGTTTAAGATTTATCCATTTTGTTCTGCTGCTCATCATGCAGCAGATGCTGCTGTTAGGCTTTCATATAAAAATGAATTTCGTATAGAAGATGTGACAAACGTTAAAATCTCTTTTCCGAAAGGAGGAGATGCTGCACTTGTAGAACAAAATCCGCAAACTGGTGAACAAGGTCGCTTTAGCGTTGAGTACGTTGTGGCGCTTGCTTTACATAAAAAAGCACTTGGACTAGAAAATTTTAAAAATAAATGCATTGATTCTAGCATCAAAACTTTTTTACCTCGTATTGAGAGGGTGTATAGAGAGGACGTAGAGCCTTCGCCAACTGCAGTTCCAAAAGGTCGCTTTACAATTGTTGAAGTTGAAGCAAACGGTGCTACTTTCACAGAACGTGTTGATCTTCCTAAAGGAGCGCCTGGAAATGGATTAACTTTTGAAGAACTACAAGAGAAAATGTCCAGTGCTTTGCAAGATGAAGAAAAAACAGTGAAAATAGTAGATGAAATTCAACAGCTTGAGAGAAGTCAAACAATGGGGAAGCTTCTTGACGTATTATAAAAAGAAAAAAAGAGCACATAGTATGAAGAGATCAAGAAATTTTAAAAGGTATTTTAGGTGAAAGAAGGGAGTTCATTAAATGAAAAAGCTATTAACGCTTGTTACTGTAGTTCTCTTATCTGTTGCACTTGCTGCGTGCGGAAATTCTTCAGATGAGAAAAGCAAAGGTTCGGATGAAAAAGTAATTAAAGTTGGAGCAACAGGTCAAAGTTTTCCCAACGCATATCAAGAAGATGGTAAACTTGTTGGTTATGATGTAGAGGTAATGAACACAATTGCTAAAAATCTTGGATACAAAGTAGAATGGACAAAAACAGATTTTAGTGGTCTAATGGGACAGCTGAACTCAGGTCGAATTGATACCGTTGCAAATGCGGTAGCAGTAACAGCTGAGCGTGAAAAAATGTATAAATTTACTGATCCATACTCTTATATTGGAACACAAATTGTTACAGGCAAGGATAATAAGAACGTAACTCAAATTGATGATTTAAAAGGAAAAACAGTTGCTGGTGTCTTAGGTTCTAACCATGTTGAAAAGCTTCAAGAGTATAATACAAAAAATAAAATGAACCTTAACATCAAAACGTATGAAACGCGTGAAGGAGCAATGAACGATGTTGAATTGGGCCGTATTGACGGATATGTAAACTCAGGTTCTGTTCTTTCAGCTGAAATTAATAAACATGATTTCAAAGCAAAGCTTGTTGGAAAGCCAATTGATGAGGATGCAACTGCATTTCCTTTCCAAAAAGATAACGATGAGTTAAGAGAAAAAGTAAACAAAGAGCTCCAGAAACTTAAAGAAGATGGCACATTAGAAAAACTTTCTCAAAAATACTTTGGTACAAACACTGTTGAAAGTCAAACAAAATAAAAAGAGAACTCTTACACAATATGTGTAGGAGTTCTTTTTATTTACGTATAGTTGAGTTTTTTTAACGCTGGTTCACAAATATTTTGTAGTTCTTTTTTCTTTTCTTCTGGTAGAGTTGGCCATGTATCAGGCTTGGCGCGGAATGTTGGTGCTGCTTTTTCGACCCAAATATCGTCTGTTTTCTCATCCCAGCCGTTATTTATGAATGTAATAAGTTGTTTTAAGTTGTCTTTGGGGTTTTTTACAAGCTTTTCGTAGCACAGGTGATGCACTTGATGAGAAGGGAGCTTAGCAAGTATTTCCTCTGTGTGAAGAACAGCAGAAGCGAGCTCAGCACCGAACGTTTGAAAAGGAATCTCAAATTTATTTAATTTTTCAACACTAAACTGATCTGGATGAAGCCATGAAAGGTCCCCGAAATCTTCAGGTCGGGTGTTATGATCTGATGGCTTTAAGCCTGTTTCTTCAAAAGCTTGTTTAAATGCCATGCCAAGCTTAAATCCTTGAAAACGATTAAATGCCATAATATTTTCTCTGACGTCTCGATACAGAAAAACAAACTTTGCATCTGGAAACATCTTAAGAAGTCGATCTACAAAGAGAATGGATAAACCAGAGCGTTCAACCCATACCTCTTTTTGAAATTTGTTTAAAAGCCAGGAAAATAACCGATTATATTGATTTGAAAGATGATCTTTAGGAAAATGCTTAACAACGGTTTCCATTTCCTCAAAAAGAGAATCAGGATCATTTGTAATGTGTGGCAATGGCATTGACATAATCCCAGGTATGCCTGTTTTTTCGTTGAATTTTGACGTTTCAGTTATGTTGTACAGAAATTCTTTGAATGAAACACCTTTCTTCATATAGAAAGGAATAAGGTTCGGTGCTTTTTCAGATAAAAAGCTCCAAAACTTTTCTCCATCCCATACCTTATCTGAAAGGCCAATCCACTTATCTTCTTGACTTGCTTGAAAATGAATCGACATAAAAAATTCTGATAAGCTTAAAAGGTGTGGGTGCATGTTAATGCAATTAGAAAGAGCTGTTGACCCACTTCTTCCAGCTGAAATAATAAATGTTTTCTCACTCATGCTCTCCATCTCCTTTGTTCAGTGTTTAGAGTTCATTTGAAGAAATTTTCATGTTTGCTTTTATATGTATATTTTAACAACTTTACTTAATTCACTTCAATTTTGAACTGTATTAAAAAAGAATAAAATAAATGGTTGCGGTCTCTTTTTCTCACTCATACTATAAAAGACCAAAAAAGCAGAGGAAAACAAAATCTCAAAATATAAGGCTTCCCGTATTATGTTTCTGTAAAGCATATGTTAATATAGTAAAGATGTATCTTTGCGTACGGACAAATGAAGTAAAGCAATGCTACAAAAGAAATGTGAATTTAATTCATGAGTTAGGAGTTATGAGAATGATTACTTTAAAATCAGCGAGAGAAATTAACTTAATGCATGAAGCGGGAAAGCTGTTAGCTTCTTGTCATAAAGAAATTGCAAAAATGATTAAACCGGGCGTAACAACGTTAGAAATTGAACGTTTTGTTGAAGGGTTCCTAAAAAAGCATGGGGCAACAGCTGAACAAAAAGGATACAAAGGTTATAAATATGCAACATGCGCATCTATTAATGATGAGATTTGTCACGGTTTTCCGCGCAAACAACCATTAAAAGATGGAGATATTGTTACGATTGATATGGTTGTAAACTTAAACGGAAGTCTAGCGGATTCTGCTTGGACATATGAAGTTGGAAATACAGATGAAAAAACAAAACATCTTTTAGAAGTTGCAAAAGAATCTTTATATAAAGGAATTGAAGTAGCACAAGCAGGGAATCGTTTAGGTGACATTGGCCACGCTATTCAGTCTTATGCAGAGGGAGAAGGCTTTTCTGTTGTAAGAGATTTCACAGGTCATGGCATTGGACCAACAATTCACGAACCACCCCACGTTGCTCATTACGGTCCAAAAGGAAAAGGTCCACGCTTAAAAGAAGGAATGGTTATTACAATCGAGCCAATGATTAATGAAGGAACATGGCAGGCGAAAATGGACGATAATGGTTGGACAGCGCGAACTGTAGATGGCAAGCTATCTGCTCAATATGAACACACTATTGCTATTACAAAAGAAGGTCCTATCTTATTAACAAATCAAGATTAACAAAAAAGATCCTAATTATTAGGGTCTTTTTTTGTTAAAATGAGGAAGTGAAGGGGGAGTGTTTATGACGTTGCTTTTCTCGCAGAAAGTTAAGACAGAAAGAGAGCTTTTAGCTCTTATTGGTGAACCAAATGAAATGGCTCGTAAGAAAGTGATTAATTACATTGATCAACACTGTCGTGATTTTATTGAGCGGTCACCGTTTCTTATCTTATCTTCTTCAAATGGGAGTTGTTGTGACGCCTCTCCACGAGGTGATTCACCTGGGTTTGTTTCTATTTTAGATAACAATTATTTATTAATTCCTGAACGAAGAGGAAATAAACGAATGGATTCGCTCCGTAACATTTTAAAAAATCCTTACGTTGGCCTCCTGTTCCTTATCCCAGGAATGGGAGAAACCCTACGTGTAAACGGAAAAGCAACTTTAGTAAAAGATGAAGAATTACTTAAACAACTAGAAGTAGAAGGAAAAGTCCCGCTTATCGGTATTTTAGTTGAAGTTGAAGAATGTTTTATTCATTGTGCGAAAGCCTTTAAGAGGTCTTCTCTTTGGGAACCTGAACATTGGCCTAAAAAATATCCATCAGCAGCTAAAATATTAGCACATCATGTTAAGCTTCCTAATACCACAGAAGAAAGCATTCAAAAAAGCCTTCAAGAAGGCTATGAAAAGCGACTATATTAACAAAAAAGCTTTGAGCAATTGAGCTCAAAGCTTTTTTATGTTTATTCTTTTTCGATGTAAGAGCTTTTAGAAGATTCACCCATTCGCCAGTAAACAAGAAAACTGATAGCGATACATCCTGCAACATAAAAGAAGAAAAGGGATTCAACTCCAACATTTTTTAATCCAAGGGCAATAAATTCTGCTGTTCCACCAAATACGGCAACTGTGACTCCGTACGGGAAGCCAACTCCTAATGCACGGATTTCTGTTGGGAAAAGTTCCGCTTTTACAATGGCATTAATGGACGTGTAGCCTGTGACCATTATCAGCCCCCCCATCATAAGTAGAAAAGCTATGATAGGACTGTTTGTCTTTTGGAGAAGAAAGAAAAGCGGGACTGTTAAAATCGTTCCTGCGATTCCAAAAAACATAAGCAGAGGGCGACGTCCAATTTTGTCAGAAAGTGCTCCCGCGAGTGGCTGTAAAATCATGAAAACGAGAAGAGCAACAAAGTTAATAATACTAACAACATCTTTTTCTAATCCTGTTGTGTTAATCATGAATTTTTGTAAGTATGTTGTATATGTATAAAAAGCAACCGTCCCACCAAGCGTTAGTCCAACAACCGTTAAGACTGCTTTAGGATGTTTCATTAGTTGTTTTAACGTTCCTGCTTCTTTAGGATGTTTTGATTTCTCTTTTGTTTTAGTGAACTGTTCAGATTCATCCATTGTCCGGCGGAGCCAAAGAACACTCAGGGCACCAATAGCACCAATAACGAACGGAATTCTCCATCCAAAAGCAAGCATATCGCTTTCAGAAAGCGTATTTTGAAGAATAATTTGCACGCCAAGTGCGGTCATTTGCCCACCAACAAGAGTTACATATTGAAAACTTGAATAGAAGCCACGGCGTCCGCTGCTTGCCATCTCAGAGAGATATGTGGCAGATGTTCCATATTCTCCTCCAAGTGAAAGCCCTTGAAGAAGACGAGCCAATACTAAGATAATAGGAGAAAATATTCCAATGCTTTCATAACTCGGTGTACACGCGATAATCAAAGATCCACTTGCCATAATTGTGATGGAAAGCGTTAATGCAGCTCGTCTCCCATACTTGTCTGCATAGCGTCCAAAAATTAAACTTCCAAGCGGACGCATAAGGAACCCAACAGCGAAAATGGCTGCTGTGTTTAAGAGTTGACTTGTCGAGCTACCTTGAGGGAAAAATTGAGAAGAAAAATAAATAGCAAAAGCTGAGTAAACATACCAGTCATACCATTCAATTAAGTTCCCGACAGAGCCTTTAAAAATATTGCTTGTGATACGTTTTGTTGACATATTTTCGGATGGATTCATTGCTACGCTCCTTTCTAAAATAATAATAACGACTTTTTAGAATTTTCGTTATTATTACACAACATTTTACCATTTAAGGAACTATATCGGTACCTTTTTTTAAAAGTTGAGGAATTAAAAGGGGCCTAGAGTCTTTCTATAAGAGAAGAGTTAAAAAGAGAGGAAGATATTGGAGATGCTTCAATATTAGAGTATGATAGCAGCAATAGCAAAAGATTTGGTCACAAGATGTTGGTCTTGAGTTTAAACAAGTAATCGAGATTTTCAAGTTAAAGATGATAAAGTTTCTATATTAGGGATTACGTTAGGCAAAAGAGAGAAAATAATACAAAGATTAAGAGGGAATAAGAAACTAATTCGCGAGTTTATTATTTAGTAGGAAAAATCAAAATGGCAGAACAGCGCTGTTCTGCCATTTGCTTATTGTTAATATAGTCTAAATAGGTTATCATAGGTAAGGATACATTAAATATATATTATTATAAACTTATCCAATTTAATTATATAATAAGTTTATCTAAATGTCAAACTTTTTAAGGGCGTGAGAACAAAATGGAAAAAAGTGAAGAACGTAAATTTGAAGAAAAGAGAATAGAGAGAGTAAAAAAGGAAATTGAACGTCAGCTTAATACGATTACTTCTTATTCCGGAGACTTAAAAACAGATGTTGTCCATTTGCGCAAAACGTTTTGGGATGATGTGACAGTAAACATTGAGAATGATGAAGATGCTGTTGAAACGTTAGCAAGTATAAAGCAACAGGCTGAAATGCTTTCAGAGCGGGAGCGAACTCACGGTCAGTTACATAAAAGATTTAAAACTTTATCAAGATTAAAAGATGCTCCGTATTTTGGTCGAATTGATTTTCAAGAAGATGGAGAGAAAGACAAAGATATTGTGTATCTTGGCATTTCTTCTTTAATGGATGAAAAGCAAGAAAACTTTCTTATTTATGATTGGAGAGCTCCTATTTCAAGTCTTTATTATGATTATTCACCAGGCTATGCTAAGTATGAAACAGTCGAGGGAACTATTGAAGGCTCTATGTTGTTAAAACGACAATTCATTACAAAAAACGGTAGAATCACAAGTATGTTTGATACAGGAGTAACAATAGGGGACGAATTATTGAAAGAAGTGCTTGGAAACAATGCTTCAACACATATGAAGACGATTGTGGCTACGATTCAAAAAGAGCAGAATGCGCTCATTCGAAATGAAAAAAGTCGCTATTTAATTGTTCAAGGTGCAGCGGGAAGTGGGAAAACATCAGCTGCTCTTCAACGTGTAGCATATTTATTATATCGTCATCTTCACCATTTAACAGCTGAAAATCTTATGCTCTTTTCCCCAAATCCGCTTTTTAGCAGCTATGTTGGTACAGTGCTTCCAGAGCTTGGGGAAGATAATGTTAAACAAACCACATATCGTGAGTATGTTGAAAAAGAGATTGGCGGTCGTTTTAAAATAGAAAATCCATTCAAACAGCTTGAATATGTTTTAACATATGAGAAAAATGATTTTTATGAAGCAAAGTTAGCAGGCATTCAATATAAAGCAACGCTTTCGTTTCAAAAGCTTATTGATGCTTACATTGACCATCTTAAAGAAGGAGATATGATTTTTAAACATATTCGTTTTCGCGGTAGAATGCTCATTCATGCTGTTAAAATAAAAGCTTACTTTTATTCTCTTGATTCTTCAATATCTATTCCAAATCGAATTAACCTTGTTGTCGAGTGGCTTTTAACAGAGCTTTCAAAGAAAGAAAGAGAAGAAAGGGAAGAAGAATGGGCACTAGAGGAAAGTGAACTTTTAGAAACAGAAGATTACGTGAATGTCTATGATCAGCTCCAAAGAGAAGCGGAGTTCTCAGAAAATACGTTTAATGATTTTGAACGAGAGCAAAAGAGACTTTCTCGAAAGATTGTTAAAAAGTATTTTAAACCGCTAAGAGCGGCAGTGAAAAAATTAAGATTTATTGATGATGTTGCTCTTTATAAGCAATTATTCAAAGTGAATGGGCTTCCTGTTCCAGAAAATTGGGAGGAAATAAAAGCTTATACTTTAAAAAACTTACGTAAAAAGTATCTTCCGTATGAAGATACAGCTCCATATATATATTTCCTCGGAAAGCTTCAAGGACAAAGACGCAACCTTCTTGTTCAACATTTGTTCATTGATGAAGCACAAGACTACTCGCCGTTTCAGCTTATGCTGTTTCAAAAGCTTTTCCCAAGGTGCCAAATGACGATTTTAGGAGATAAAAATCAGGCGATTTATGCTCATGCGATGAATGGAGAAACATTGCTGTCACCGACTCTTTATAAAGAGGAAGAAAGAGAGGAAATGACGCTTTTAAAAAGCTATAGATCAACAAGAGAAATTGTGGAGTTTACAAAGCCGTTAATCCACGAAGGACAGAAGATAGAACCTTTTAACAGAAGAGGACCAAAACCTCTTGTTAGCGAAGTTGACGATTCTTCTCATCATATGAAAATTGCTGATTATGTGAAGGGTTTTATTGATAAGGGGCATAAGACAATCGCAATTATTTGTAAAACAGCTCGAGAAAGTCGCGAAGCTTATGAAAAATTAGAGAGTCTTTTTCACGTTCAGCTTATGGATGAGGAAACCTATTCTTTTCAAAAAGGAACGATTGTCTTACCTGTTTATTTAGCAAAAGGAATTGAATTTGATGCTGTGATTGTTTATGATGCATCTTCTCATAAGTACGCGAAAGAGTTTGAGAGAAATCTGTTTTATACTGCTTGTACAAGAGCAATGCACGAGCTTTGCATTTGTTCAAGAGGACCTGTTAGTTCATTTATTCAACAAGCAAATCAAGACACATACAGGGAAGAATAACAGTAAAGAAAACTAAAAAGCTCAAACTGCTGTATTTGAGCTTTTTAGTTTGTTTTTAAAACGTACTAAACACACTTCCGCATGTTTCAGCTGTTGGTTGATAAAAGCAGTGACTCTTAAAGCGAGCAACAAGCGGCTGGTCGTACCATGTTGCTGGGCAATCTCCTTCAGGGCGGAAATACCAGAGGCTGTACCGAGCGGGCCATAAATATTCTCCGCCGATAACGCGACGAGCTAATCGTCTTTCTTTTTCACGTGCTCTTTGATAAAAATAGCCGTGTGTCACAGCTTCAAAAGCATGTGGCTGATAAATCATTTGAGGGATTGTCCGAAGCCCTTTAAAATCAGAGCAGTTTGCACGAATTCGATTAATACCGACATTTCCAACGAGAAGCATTCCTTGTTGTCCTTCACCTTCCGCTTCTGCTCTAAGTAAGCGAGCGAGAAGATCGATATGTGCATTTGTTGCTTTTACAACACCCATTTATTCACCTCCATGTTCTTGGTCATTCTATTTTATGTTTTTGGACGATTGTCTCATGAACCTTTAGAGAAACAGGCACAATTCTACATTTTTAAAAAAAGTTTGCGATATTTTTTGCTTTTTTTTGGTTAACGTGTTATAGTTTATCTAAACCATTTTACTTTTAATAATATAGAGATTTAAATAAGCTGTAACTGAAGAGGGGATAGCAAGGTTAAATCTCCAAATTCTGTTGCAGCTTTTTTAATTGACTATAATTATAAGTAGATGGTTATAATAGGATATTGTACATATAGGTACAGTTATTTAGGAGGATTTTTTCATGCAAAACGGTAAAGTAAAATGGTTTAACGCAGACAAAGGTTTTGGATTCATCGAAGTTGAAGGTGGAGACGATGTATTCGTACATTTCTCAGCTATCCAAGGCGAAGGTTTCAAAACTTTAGAAGAAGGTCAAGAAGTTACTTTCGACGTTGAAGAAGGCAACCGCGGACCTCAAGCTACTAACGTAGTTAAAGCATAATTTTATAAAATTATGGATAAAAGCGAAGGAAATATATTTCCTTCGCTTTTATTTATTTATAGAGTCATTTTTATTTCGATTCTTCGATATGAAAAACAGTATAACCTTAACTACCTTACCCGATAATACTTCTAATTTACTTCTTCAGAATAAAAGAACTCATTTCAAAGCTTCACCTTATTGATATAGACCTGTTTTCTTCTAAGAGTCATTGTTACATGGAAGAGAAGCCTCGCAAAGTAACCCTAGCGCATTGCAAGGTTTCAAGTTAAATGTAATAGGGGAAATGCTGTAACAGAGGTGATAAGACATGTTAGAATTGCAAGATATAAAAAAATTGAGAGAAACTGTCCAAGAGAATTTTGCTTTGCTATCTACAACATATCATGAAGATTATGCTGGCGTTCCTATGATTAAAACAGAAGTTGAAGAAGGAAAAATTCGCGGTGGTTTTGATGTATTAACAAAAAATCGTGAGCTATATGCAACGAGAACAGGATGGGATCTTTTTGAATATGAAGGGAAAACACATTCCTACGAGTATTCAGGAGAACAAATCACCAAATCATCTCATGCTCCCTTAACAGATGAAGAACTTTTGAATTTATATGTGCAGCGTATTTTCAATGAGAAAGAGCTCAAGCAGTTTGAAGAAAGCTATCATAAATATTGCGAAAAATAAGAAAAAACCGAGCCGCATTTTGTGCTCGGTTTTTTAAGCTCCTGCTTTATGTTGAAAAGGCATTTTTATCGAAGGTTGTATAGCTTGTTCTTTGCTACTAGCTGCGATTTGACGTTTGAAATAGCCTATGATAAAAGAGGTCACAGCAATAGAAACAACGGAACATAGCCCTTTGAAAATTCCGATGCTATACATACTCAATAAAACAACAACAAAATCAAGTGAAAAATTTACTTTTCCGGGGTTTAGTTGAAATTGTTTTTGAAAATAAAGAGTTACAATATTAAATCCACCAAGAGAAGCTCCATTTATAAAAAGAAGGGATAATCCGAGGCCAATTACTGCTCCACCAATTACAGCCCCGACGATGCTTGGAATCTCAAAAGGAGGAAGAATGGGGTTAACAGCTGTTATTAAAGATAACAGTGTTACAGCACAAATTGTTGTAACTGTAAACTTCATGCCCATTTTAAAAAAGGAAAAAATGTAAAAGGGAATGTTAATAAGAAAAAATAAAATCGTAAAAGGGACGTCGGAAAGATACGCCAAGCTTAACGACAAACCTGCAGTGCCTCCTGTTACAACATGAGAATGATTTAAAATAATAACGCCTGTTCCCGTAAGAAGGCAAGTGAGTAAAACGTTTAAAAGTCTTTTCATCATATCCTCCATTCAAAAGCTTTCTTTATTTCAAAAAGAATAGTTTGATACTTCACAATTTAATGATATGATGACAGAGAGAAGAATTACATATCAAAAGGAAGGGAATAAAAGTATATACTTTCTCTTTTGAAATATATTTTGAATTTTTGTTTTTGTTTTGAAGGAGTTGTTCATATGGATATAATTGATGTAAAACTCTTAGAACTTTTGCAGCGAAATAGTCGCATGACCGTTAGTGAACTTTCCAAAAGGTTAGCTCTTAGCAGACCGAGCGTTTCAGAGCGCCTTCATCGTTTACAACACAACGGAATTATTGAAGAATTTAGTGCACGCATTTCATTAAGCAAGGTTGGTTTAGATATTCAGCTCTTTATCCAAATAGGGGATTTAAAAAAGTCTCCAGCCGAGATTGAAAAGTTTATTGAAAAAGAGGAGGGAATTATTGAAGCTCATCGCGTAACAGGTACGTCAGGCTATATTCTAAAAGCCGCTGTTCCAGATATGGCAAAAATGAGGATGTTAATTGATCGACTTATGCCGTTTGGAACGTTAACAACGTCTGTTA
This sequence is a window from Priestia filamentosa. Protein-coding genes within it:
- a CDS encoding sulfotransferase is translated as MSEKTFIISAGRSGSTALSNCINMHPHLLSLSEFFMSIHFQASQEDKWIGLSDKVWDGEKFWSFLSEKAPNLIPFYMKKGVSFKEFLYNITETSKFNEKTGIPGIMSMPLPHITNDPDSLFEEMETVVKHFPKDHLSNQYNRLFSWLLNKFQKEVWVERSGLSILFVDRLLKMFPDAKFVFLYRDVRENIMAFNRFQGFKLGMAFKQAFEETGLKPSDHNTRPEDFGDLSWLHPDQFSVEKLNKFEIPFQTFGAELASAVLHTEEILAKLPSHQVHHLCYEKLVKNPKDNLKQLITFINNGWDEKTDDIWVEKAAPTFRAKPDTWPTLPEEKKKELQNICEPALKKLNYT
- the map gene encoding type I methionyl aminopeptidase, with product MITLKSAREINLMHEAGKLLASCHKEIAKMIKPGVTTLEIERFVEGFLKKHGATAEQKGYKGYKYATCASINDEICHGFPRKQPLKDGDIVTIDMVVNLNGSLADSAWTYEVGNTDEKTKHLLEVAKESLYKGIEVAQAGNRLGDIGHAIQSYAEGEGFSVVRDFTGHGIGPTIHEPPHVAHYGPKGKGPRLKEGMVITIEPMINEGTWQAKMDDNGWTARTVDGKLSAQYEHTIAITKEGPILLTNQD
- a CDS encoding transporter substrate-binding domain-containing protein; amino-acid sequence: MKKLLTLVTVVLLSVALAACGNSSDEKSKGSDEKVIKVGATGQSFPNAYQEDGKLVGYDVEVMNTIAKNLGYKVEWTKTDFSGLMGQLNSGRIDTVANAVAVTAEREKMYKFTDPYSYIGTQIVTGKDNKNVTQIDDLKGKTVAGVLGSNHVEKLQEYNTKNKMNLNIKTYETREGAMNDVELGRIDGYVNSGSVLSAEINKHDFKAKLVGKPIDEDATAFPFQKDNDELREKVNKELQKLKEDGTLEKLSQKYFGTNTVESQTK
- a CDS encoding pyridoxamine 5'-phosphate oxidase family protein, whose translation is MTLLFSQKVKTERELLALIGEPNEMARKKVINYIDQHCRDFIERSPFLILSSSNGSCCDASPRGDSPGFVSILDNNYLLIPERRGNKRMDSLRNILKNPYVGLLFLIPGMGETLRVNGKATLVKDEELLKQLEVEGKVPLIGILVEVEECFIHCAKAFKRSSLWEPEHWPKKYPSAAKILAHHVKLPNTTEESIQKSLQEGYEKRLY
- a CDS encoding M20 peptidase aminoacylase family protein; the protein is MKNVTSPQKGNEKLLEQLTNMRRELHEHPELSMMEIETTKRIRRWLEEGEIDILPFENLEVGVIAEIKGTKPGPTIAIRADIDALPIKEETNLPFSSKVDGVMHACGHDFHTASIIGTALLLKEKRDQLQGTVRFIFQPAEEIASGAKKVIEAGALEGVEAIFGMHNKPDLPVGTVGVREGALMASVDRFEIDVIGVGGHAGIPNSSIDSIVTASSIVTSLQSVVSRNVSSLQNAVVSICTIHGGSSWNVLPDKVKLEGTARTFQDDARAKIPEFMQRTVEGVAAGYGAKAEFRWYPYLPSVQNDARFAEVAKEAAIELGYEAVEAEKSPGGEDFAVYQTKIPGFFVWMGTNGTQEWHHPAFTLEEGALEVASSYFANLALKVLETWK
- a CDS encoding MFS transporter, giving the protein MNPSENMSTKRITSNIFKGSVGNLIEWYDWYVYSAFAIYFSSQFFPQGSSTSQLLNTAAIFAVGFLMRPLGSLIFGRYADKYGRRAALTLSITIMASGSLIIACTPSYESIGIFSPIILVLARLLQGLSLGGEYGTSATYLSEMASSGRRGFYSSFQYVTLVGGQMTALGVQIILQNTLSESDMLAFGWRIPFVIGAIGALSVLWLRRTMDESEQFTKTKEKSKHPKEAGTLKQLMKHPKAVLTVVGLTLGGTVAFYTYTTYLQKFMINTTGLEKDVVSIINFVALLVFMILQPLAGALSDKIGRRPLLMFFGIAGTILTVPLFFLLQKTNSPIIAFLLMMGGLIMVTGYTSINAIVKAELFPTEIRALGVGFPYGVTVAVFGGTAEFIALGLKNVGVESLFFFYVAGCIAISFLVYWRMGESSKSSYIEKE
- a CDS encoding MmgE/PrpD family protein, which gives rise to MEITKKLSELVYSSYPLKDKRALEMAKLGVIDYLASSFAARDDEGVQKLLKLIEEEGGYQNVPIIGQNKKANFLQSALINGFLGHALDYDDVHSDVRGHPSTVILPALLSLSSCENVSGERFLSAYVIGVEVMARLGQAIGSDHYIKGWHNTATLGTIAASIACGYLKNVSVETFQKVIGFAATQTGGMRAQFGTETKPLHAGFAARNALQALKLAEINFGGTKSALDGDSGFFALYGEDPAPSALLFSRWGEEWKIYSPGLWFKIYPFCSAAHHAADAAVRLSYKNEFRIEDVTNVKISFPKGGDAALVEQNPQTGEQGRFSVEYVVALALHKKALGLENFKNKCIDSSIKTFLPRIERVYREDVEPSPTAVPKGRFTIVEVEANGATFTERVDLPKGAPGNGLTFEELQEKMSSALQDEEKTVKIVDEIQQLERSQTMGKLLDVL